The genomic stretch CACCGTAGGTGCGTTATGTTCAGGTCCAAGGTTTTTCATCCTTAGAAACTTGCATCTTGCATCTTGAGGCTTTATTTTCTTACTAAGGAGTTCCGGCATGGCAAATTTAAATAAAAGGGCCTTGGTCTTATCGTATTTCACCGTAGGCTACAATGTACTTGAAGGCGTCGTTTCCATCCTGGCCGGATCTTTGGCCGGCAGTATCGCCCTGATCGGATTTGGGTTGGATAGTTTTATCGAATCCCTGTCCGGTTCCGTGATGATCTGGAGATTCGCCGGACATAAAAGCTTATCCGGGGAAGAAGAGGAAGGCATCGAAAAGAAGGCCATCACCCTGGTGGGCTATACCTTTTTTATTTTAGGGGCCTATATCCTTTATGCCTCTCTGGAAAAATTAATTTTTAACGTAAAGCCATCCCCCAGCCTTTTGGGCATTATTATTGCCATTGTTTCCATAATAATAATGCCCGTCTTATTTTATTTGAAATACCGGACCGGAAAGTCGATGAACACCGCCAGTCTGGTGGCCGATTCCAAACAAACCCTGGCCTGCGCCATGTTATCCGTAGCCCTGCTCATCGGTTTGAGTCTCAATTACTGGTTT from Deltaproteobacteria bacterium encodes the following:
- a CDS encoding cation transporter, whose translation is MANLNKRALVLSYFTVGYNVLEGVVSILAGSLAGSIALIGFGLDSFIESLSGSVMIWRFAGHKSLSGEEEEGIEKKAITLVGYTFFILGAYILYASLEKLIFNVKPSPSLLGIIIAIVSIIIMPVLFYLKYRTGKSMNTASLVADSKQTLACAMLSVALLIGLSLNYWFGIWQADPVIGLVIVALLTREGIHTLKEKKLCGCAACGNLPLDDLKILK